The DNA window TGCACTAGAGCACACTCAGTGACATTGGAAAACAAATTTGTAACAGGATAAACTGTGCAGAGACACCGTGAGTGAGGACTGGTCAGGCTAGATGAGGGGAGTTCTGGTGTTTTACAGAATAGTAGGGGGACAATGGCTTAGGTCACATATATTATTACAATGATTTGACCATCACACGTAGATACATGGCTCAAATTATTAGTGTATCCCATAAATATGCACAGTTACTATGTTTTggacaaaattaaaatgttaatataaagttttaataagaaaattaaaaactttttttcctgaaaaacagGAGGGTATTAAAGTTTTTGTTGTGGTGGCTGTTGTCTTGtttaaaagacaaggtctcactatgtagccctggctggcctggaattcactatgtaaaccaggttggccttgagcccACAGAGATTTCCcatatctctgccttccaagtgctggaattaatggtgtgaAGTTTTAACTGAAAACTTGGGGGCAGTGGGGTACAGAGGAAcggcagagcatttgcctagcacatCCAAATTCTGGCTTCAATCCTCGGCACTCCTGACTCCCACCCCCACATAAAACTTGCCCAccagaaaacttaaaagaatcCTCTGCCATTCAGAGCAAAATAccccaaattttaaaagaaacaaggaaactcAGAATGGTTTGATAGCACACACCTGTTTTCCTAGTAGTGGGGCTATCCAGGGAGACCCTGCCtttacagcagaaacaaacaaagccccTCAATTCCAGGAAAAATGACTGATACACTCTCTGGTTTAGTTGTAAAATTGCAAATAATAAACAGTAGAGAGAAATAACCAAAAGAGGGACCGAGAGAGACTGAGAATCAGCAGGGCAAGAACACAGGTGGTGCTGGAgagagcactggatgttcttccagaggtcctgagttcaattcccacatgatggctcacagccatctgtaatgaggtctggcaccctcttctggcctgcaggcatacatgcacacagaatacataaaaaaaataaatcttcacaaTATTAAAATCTGCAGGGTAGGAGCtgaggggtggtggtgcatgcctttaatcccagcactggaaggcagaggtaggtggtgttcgaggccagtctagtctacaaaagaattcaaggacagccagggctaaacagagaaaccctgtcttgaaaaatcacaaagaaataaagTCCAGAGTAGACTGAGTAAGTGTATGAAGGCAATGAAAAAATGTCCCCATCTTGATATAACTGGCAAAGACAGTAATGGTCCCTGAATGTCACTCACCAGCTTCCTGATGGCTGTGGCCCCCACTCAACAGCTGCCTTCTTCACTAGCTCTTCCCTCACTTGCTCTGTAATGCACacccagagaagctgggggaTGTTTTTGGGAACCCTTGGTCCCTTGaggcatagaaaaaaataatatgccCAAGATCTCAGCATTCCATCAGTGGTGCTGGTAACTTCCCTATCGTGTCAGCTGGGATCTTTCCCTGCAGTGGCGGAGTCGGGACCCAGAGCCTTgcgcatgctagacaagtgctctacccatAAGCTGAGGCTTTCTAAGAGACCAATCAACAGCCACTTCAGATCTTTCAGTGTTACTTCTGTGTTGTTATGACCTAGCATAGAGAGAGCAACTTAAAGGGAAGAGATTTTAGTTGCTGGTTTCGGGCTCAACCTGCTGTCTCTCTGGCGCCCTGCACTTGAGCAGATATCGGTAGCAGGAGCACAGGGGTGAGGGTGTTCTTCACTTCAcactggagggaagaagggacaaaGGGAATCCAGAAGAGCCCAGGGCAGACACAGTGACCTACTTCTCCTAATAACACCATCATCCCATCAGGCCACCAAGCCACTAATAATCCGTATACTGCACCAGAGCCTCCTGGTCTGATTTTCTCTGGAAATGCCGTCAGACACACCAGATGTGTTTCGCTAACAACGTTGGTGTTCTACACACTCAGATTAATGGTTACTTCTACAAATGAACTAAATAGGCCCCAGCCCTTCCTGTTGAGGTTTAATAAACAGCTACAAAGTGGAGCATTGTCTATTTGCCACCTTCTCAGAGAAAAAGCAGAATTATATCAAAATGCCTGTTACAACTAGTGCTAATAATAAGAGTATTAAGTTTTGGTGGTGTTGGGGATTGAGCCCAAGATCACATGTATACTAGACAGAGGTCCTACTGTGGAAGTACATCCTCAACTCTAATAATTTTGGCTATAACCTGTAGTGTATCAGACACACCAGATGTGTTTCACAGTGAATTATGGCAACTTGCGGATTCTGTAACACACATGCAGCTAATTGAAATAAATAGCTGCTttcaatcaaaataaaagaaactagatTTGATAACAGTGTACACATCATTGAGGTTCTCTCCTGCTGGGAAATTCCCACCATGAGCCCAAAGGTGTGGCCTTCACTAAAGATGCAAGACCCCGTTAGTGCACCTCTTGCCAGCCAGTGTTAGAACCACATGCAACCTATGTCAACCTAATATACTATTTCCTAAAgctgttcctctctattcctATCTTACACCTTAAGTGAGTTTTTGTTGAGACAgcattttttctgtgtagctctggttgtcctggaactttctctgtagaccaggctggccttgaactcagagatctgcctgcctcagtctcccaagtgctgggattaaagccatcaATTTTTAATGTAACCTCCTATGAAATCATgtggattgtttttgttttctgagacagggtctcactatgtggccctgactagcctagaactctccgtagaccaggccagcttcaaactcaagaaacctgcctctgcctcctgaatgctgggattaacagtgtgcgCCATGATGCCCACCCCtgcattttgttttatgctttgaATTCCATTATTATGAAAAGTACATTTAAGCAGACTGCTGAAAGGCATAAAGAGAGTAATACTTGATTTAGCTAGATTTAGAGCATATggataaaaaaatacaaaatttacttTATTAATGCTGACCTCAGTGCATTTGTTTGAAccattatgtattttgtttatataaattcAGTTTCAGATGACCTAAGAGTACAACCACATGCAACTCTTCTTCCAGCCCTCCTCTCCAAATATTAAGTACGGTGCAGCAATCTCCCCAGCTCTTAGCGTACATGTACTTCTGCTGCATCTTCTGCGCTGGCACACGTGAGAGGGAAATGTCACCAGCACAGTAAGACACAAGCAgagtttatctttatttatttatctatctatttattcattcattcatttacttattatgtacacaatatactgtctgtgtgtgtgcctgcaggccagaagagggcaccagatctcattacagatggttgtgagccaccatgtggttgctgggaattgaactcaggacttttggaagagcagacaatgctcttaaccactgaaccatctctccagccccaagcagaGTTTATCTTCCCCACTTGTTTCTAATGCACACTTAACAGAGATAGGCAAAATTAATAATACCTCGGTTACAGTGATAACTTAACCAAACTCCAGTATTTTATTGGTGTATTTAAttggtgttaaaaaaaaagtggggaaatCATTTATGATTATATCTGATTACGCTTGCTTGTCTGTGTGGGAAGGAGGCACATGCAGAAGTCAGGCGACACACAGAGGTCTTCCCTTccctgggatcaaattcaggctgtcaggcttggtggcaagggcctttaccAAACGAGCCATAGCACCAGCATGATtatgattagtttaataaagaataataaaagccaAATTGCTGCCAACTGTTAgttcttctttaaagattttttaaggGTTCAAAAAATTCATTTAGGGACTTTTGTCTGAATAAAGGATCCTGCAGCCTTTCCCCACAAAATGCTCGTAAAAAGTCTAAGTGTTGTATGAGACACTGAATAGGCCTCTCTTCCATGTCTGTGGTTTGTAATTTCCGAGCGCTCAACATTTTCACTTCTGGGTAAGAGAAAAGGCATTCTGGTCCATCAGCTCCCCTACTCGTTCCTGAAGGACATTAACCAGCTCCGCAATGACAAAGACATGTGTGTCATCAATGTCTTGAATGATGAACTTCTTCCCCAAGGCATTGGACTCATCCAAGTACAGCAAGAACTGCTTCATGGCAGGATCACTGTGGAGACAAACAGATTATAGCACATCCTGTGGTCAACCATGTCACAAGGACTCAAGCAATTACATTTGCACATGGTGAATTTTTAAGATGATCTTTAAAGTTCGGAACTATTATTCaatgtcttgcttcctctcagCTTAAAGTAGTAATGATTTGTGGCCATGACTTCATGTTAGATGTCAAGTTAGGACAACTTCAGAGAGGCCTTTAAAGAACAACTCGTCTCTCACAAGAGGAGAAACCATGGCAATCCCTCTGCGGTTTAACAGGGCCTAGACCTACATCTTCCTTAGCTGACAGAGAGCATAGGACAAACAAAAATGGCAGAAGAGGCCACTCCGGGAGCTGTGGGTGGACAAAGCAGGTGGCTGATGGACAGGAAATCAGACTCACTCGGCCCTGTCTATCTAAATATGAGGGATAAAGGGGCAGATGGTgcgggagagagagactggaaaagACCCTCAGTAGTACAGGGCTCTAAAACCAGGctacttcctcctttcccagcaaAAAAGGCACCACAAGGACTCAAGTGGTGACCTTAGTTAGCCCCACGCCACTCTCCAAGCCCTTCTGTCCTTGGCTATCTCAGATTCTACAAGAATCTCAAAATAGCCTAAAACCACGCACTGTTTTCTGGAGGAATGTGTTTCACACTGTGGGACGAATAGTTGTTTTGTGATTCCAATCAGTTCTAGATGTAATTCAGCAAAAAGGGTAAACGGGAGgtcataataataatataaaaattgctGTCTAAGTGAAGTGTATTATTTTTGAATGCCTTCACAGCTGATACCAATTCCTCTCAATAATTCCCTGAGCGGTGTTAAAAACAGCAATGGCTAAATGGTTATAACGCCTCGTATCTCTACACTTTTCTGAACGAAATGAGTTGACATAAGTCAATGAAGAGCTAAACCACTGGACCCAAGGAGTGCTGTGGCACTCACCTCAGGGCTGAACCATGCTGCCAATGTCCTAAAAATGTTTGCTGATGGCACTTTACCCTCCACTTCAGCTGTACCCTGCACGTAAGCCTCTTGCCTTGCCCGCATCCCAGCAGGATTCACTGCTGCACAGACCCAGACTCCAAGGGCACTGGCCTTGGAAAGTCTTTTAATGATCACAGTATAAGGGACATTTGATAGGAAATGTATAAAGTTTAGAATATAGTAAtctaaagctgggcggtggtggtgtacacctttaatcccagcaatggggaggcagaggcaataggatctctgagttcaaggccagcctagtctaagagtgtgtttcaggacagccagggctacatagagaaaacctgtctcgaaaaacccaaaaccaaaaaaacaaaacaaaacaaattctaatCTGAATAAAggacttttcaaaaaaaaagtagaggGAAGGCTCTGGGAGAAACCTACTAGCAAAGGAGCTTTATGAGAATTCCTAAACCTAGCGATGACTGCATATCCAGCTGATATCCTGGGATCAGGAATATTTAACAGGAAAAACTTCCTCTGCCTGGAAATGTGAAGGGCAGACACCATCAAGCTATTAGCTATAAATACTCTTACAGTTATAAACACTATAAATACAGTTTTAGGGCTGGGGAGTGTtcctcagtggcagagcacctgcctagcatctGTGTGGAGACAACATGGCAAGCAAGTGGGGGATCTGTGAAAAGCATAGATAGTAGCACGGTGAGACCAAAATTAGCTGTGACGCAATGCCCGACGCTGTCAGCACCCTTCACCTAGCAGAATGAGAAGAGCGGCTTTGTTAATGGAAGCCATGCTTCGGGTAACACTTAGCCAAACAGAATGTATTTCTTGAAAATTTCTATTCCTGGTGAGGAGAGAATGCAAAC is part of the Arvicola amphibius chromosome 8, mArvAmp1.2, whole genome shotgun sequence genome and encodes:
- the Gtf2h5 gene encoding general transcription factor IIH subunit 5, with protein sequence MVNVLKGVLIECDPAMKQFLLYLDESNALGKKFIIQDIDDTHVFVIAELVNVLQERVGELMDQNAFSLTQK